The following is a genomic window from Cyanobacterium sp. T60_A2020_053.
GATTCCTTTTGGTTTTTTTGGGGGCTATACTTTTGATGCTATTACTGGTTTAGATACTTTTGCTTGGGCTGGTGAGCCTTTTAATCACATTATTGGTGGTTTTTTGGGTGCTATTGGTGGGGCGATGGGTAGTTTTTTTGTGGGGGGGGGCGCTGGTTTGGTAGAAGGTAGTGGCGATGCTTTACCCTATCGTAATCGTCTTAATGCTGGAAAATATCTGGTTATTGTACAGGGTAATGATGGCACAAAACAATTAGCTACTAAAATTTTACAAGGTTTTAATCCCGAAAATTTACAAGGATATGTTATTGAATAAAATTATAAAGTGCTGTCGAGATGGCAAATTGACAATTGACAATGGATAATTGACAATTATGAGGTTTTACGATCTTCGTGTGGTATTATATTTAATTTGCTGTATTTTTTGATGCTTCTAGTCTGTCTTAACCCTTATTAATCAGCATTTCTGAGTTATTCAGAAGAGTCTAATTAATTCATAATTCATAATTCATAATTCATAATTCATAATTTATTATCCTCACGATTCCACTTTTTCATCAACACTCATTTGATATTCATTAAACTTCTCTTGGTCATAAAAATAGACACTCCGAATAGGATAAGGAATACTAATCCCCGCCTCGTCAAACACATTTTTGATCGCCATAATTGCTGTAGTTTGTACTTTTCTAACAATTTTTTGTTGCGGTAAAGTCCAATAGCGCACGACAAAATCAATGGAACTATCACCGAAGTTAACAAGGTCAATTTCGGGCGCTGGTTGTACTAAAACACCATCAACACCCGTGACAATTTTGAGTAAAAGTTCTTTAGTTTGAGGTAATGGGGTATTGTAATCCACACCCACAGCTAAATCGGTTCTACGTTTATCATATCCCGTTCTGACCTGAACAGAATTAGTAAAAATAGTGGCGTTTGGAATTAAGACTTTTTCTCCTTGATAAGTGCGAATAATTGTAGTTCTAATATCAATATGTTCTATCAAACCTTGATAACCTTCCACAATAATTTCATCACCAATTCTAAAAGGTTCTTGTAAGAGAATTAAGATACCAGCGAGAAAATTTTTAAATATATCTTGAAAAGCAAAACCAATGGCAATGGAACTTAAACCCAGCGCCCCAAAAATTGTGCCTAAATTCAAGCCGGGAAAAGCCAAAACACAGGCTAAGAAGAAACCAACTACCCAAATACCAACACTTATCCCTTGAATAAATAATATTTCTAAGGATTTATTTTTGATTACTTTTTGAGCCATTGAAAGGGAAAAGTTTTTGCCCCAATTAGCAAAATATCTAGTTAGAAAAAGAATGATTACACCAGAAATTATGCCGGGTAAAATTTTGATAAAATCTCCCACCAATTCCATAAGGCTTTCGCTAATTGTATTGAGTAATTTTTGCATCATATTTGTAATTAAATAATTTTAATTACAACTTAACATCATCAGCAAGGTTTTTGCAAAGTCTGCCTCAAAATGCTTTGCCCTCACCCCCAACCCCTCTCCCATAGCAGGGCGTTTTCAAAGTCAGGATCAAAATTGATTTGTTTTTGACAAGAAGACAGGTTGACAGGGAGACAGGAGGATTTTTTACTATTAATTGATTTATTGGTAGTTAAAAACCTCTGAATTTCAGATTATTGGCTAGTTTGAGAAACTAACATTTTTGAGAATGAAAACGCCCTGCTCCCATAGGAGAGGGGAGAAATATTTGATAATAATTGATTAGTTATTAGTTAAAAACTTCTAAGTTTCAGACTATTGGATAGTTTGAGAAGCTGAGATTTTTGAGAATGAAAAAGCCATGATTTCATCTGAATTTTTTATAACTACTGTAAAAGAGCCACAAAAATTTGTCAACCAATAACATTTCAAGGTAGTTTTTTTTGGACAATCTAGGTAAGGTTAAACTAAAGTTAAGTAAAATATCGAGTTAAAGGAAAAATATTATGCCTTACTTTATGCATAAGCGCGCCTACGCTGACACTTTTGGACCAACTACGGGGGATAAAATTCGCCTCGCTGATACGGAGTTAATTATTGAAGTTGAAAGGGATTATACGGTTTACGGTGATGAGGTAAAATTTGGTGGCGGTAAGGTGATTCGGGATGGTATGGGGCAATCGGGCTTTTCTAGGGCGGAGGGCGCTGTGGATACTGTCATAACTAATGCGTTAATCCTCGATTGGTGAGGTATTGTTAAGGCAGATATTGGTATTAAAGACGGCAAAATTTTTAAAATTGGTAAGGCAGGAAACCCTGAGATACAGCCTAATGTGGATATAATTATCGGACCTAGTACGGAAGCCATTGCTGGAGAAGGAATGATTTTAACGGCTGGAGGCATTGATAGTCATATCCATTTTATTTGCCCTCAACAGATTAAAACTGCCCTTGCTTCGGGCATAACCACTATGCTAGCAGGGCGTTTTCATTCTCAAAAATGTTAGTTTCTCAAACTAGCCAATAATCTGAAATTCAGAGGTTTTTAACTACTAATAAATCAATTAATAGTAAAAAATCCTCCTGTCTCCCTGTCAACCTGTCTTCTTGTCAAAAACAAATCAATTTTGATCCTGACTTTGAAAACACCCTGCTATGCTAGGGGGGGGTACAGGTCCAGCCACTGGTACTAATGCGACTACTTGCACCCCCGGAGAGTGGCACATGGCGCGAATGTTGGAATCGGCTGATGCTTTCCCGATGAATTTGGGTTTTTTAGGTAAGGGTAATAGTAGTCAACCGGAGGGATTGGTTGAACAGGTTGAGGCGGGCGCTATGGGTTTAAAACTCCATGAGGATTGGGGGACAAATCCTTGGACTATTGACACTTGTTTAAATGTGGCGGATCAATATGATGTACAGGTGGCGATTCATACTGATACTCTTAATGAGGCTGGTTTTGTGGAAGAAACTATTAATGCTTTTCAAAATCGAGTCATACATACTTATCATACGGAGGGCGCTGGAGGGGGACACGCGCCGGATATTATTCGGGTGTGTGGAGAAATGAATGTGTTGCCGTCTTCGACTAATCCCACCAGACCTTATACTGTTAATACTTTGGATGAGCATTTGGATATGTTGATGGTGTGCCATCATTTAGATAAAAATATTCCTGAAGATGTGGCTTTTGCTGAGTCACGCATTCGCCGAGAAACCATTGCTGCTGAGGATATTTTGCATGATTTGGGCGCTTTTAGTATGATTGCTTCTGATTCTCAGGCAATGGGAAGGGTAGGGGAAACTATTTTGCGCACTTGGCAGACTGCGCACAAAATGAAGGTACAAAGGGGAGTTTTAGGGGAAGGTAAGGCGGATAATTTTCGGGCAAAAAGATATATTGCTAAATATACGATTAATCCTGCCATTACTCACGGTATTAGTGATTATGTGGGATCGATTGAAGAGGGTAAGTTGGCTGATTTGGTGTTGTGGAAACCAGCTTTTTTTGGGGTTAAGCCTGAGTTGGTATTGAAGGGGGGCGCTATTGCTTTGGCACAAATGGGAGATGCTAATGCGAGTATTCCTACTCCTCAACCGATTTTACCTCGTGGGATGTTTGCTAGTTTTGGAGGGGCGCTGGCTTCTACTTCTTTGACTTTTGTATCGGGGAGGGCGCTGGATTTAGATATTAAGGGTAAGTTGGGTTTGAAAAAAGCCACTGTAGCGGTTAGTAATACTCGTAATTTGAGTAAAAGGGATATGAAGTTAAATGATTATACTCCTACTATGGAAGTTGATCCAGAAACCTATGAGGTGCGCGCTGATGGCGTATTATTAACCTGTGAACCAGCAACGGTTTTACCTATGGCGCAACGATATTTCTTGTTTTAAAAAAACAGGCTCTTCCACGTTAGTATGATAAATTATGTCTAAAAAAAGGTGTCAGGTATTAGGTGTCAGGTGAAATGCAAACCATAAATTTATAAAAATCTCTAGTTATGCTAAAGTCTTTGATTTATAAGCATTGAAACCTTTGCCCCTTGCCCTTTGCCCTTTGCCCGTCACCTCACGATTGTACTTTTTCAGCAACTCCTATATATAAGGAAAACGTTACAAAACGTTATACTAAACAAGGAATAGCAATAATTTTATCTTTGGTTATTTAACAATGCGTGTAATTTTAATGACAGGAAAAGGGGGAGTTGGGAAAACTTCCGTGGCGGCGGCTACCGGGTTGAGGTGCGCTGAGTTGGGATATAAAACCCTTGTCCTCAGTACCGATCCCGCCCATTCCCTCGCTGATAGTTTTGATATAGAATTGGGTCATGAACCGAAAAAGGTGAAGGAAAATCTCTGGGGTGCTGAATTAGATGCCCTCATGGAATTGGAAGGTAACTGGGGCGCTGTTAAAAAATATATTACTGAAGTATTACAAGCTAGGGGACTAGATGGTGTACAAGCTGAAGAGTTAGCCATTTTACCCGGGATGGATGAAATTTTTGGTTTAGTGAGGATGAAACGTCACTATGACGAAAAAGATTATGATGTTTTAATCATTGATTCAGCGCCCACCGGCACAGCTTTAAGATTATTGAGTCTTCCTGAAGTGGGGGGATGGTATATGCGCCGTTTTTATAAGCCTTTACAAACCATGTCGGCGGCGCTACGCCCGTTAGTTCAACCATTTTTTAAACCCATCGCTGGTTTTTCTTTACCTAGTAATGAGGTAATGGATGCACCCTATGAATTTTATCAACAAATTGAAGCATTGGAAAAAGTTTTAACGGATAATAACCAAACTTCCGTGCGCTTGGTGACGAATCCTGAAAAAATGGTTATTAAAGAGTCTTTGCGAGCCCATGCCTACCTCAGT
Proteins encoded in this region:
- a CDS encoding mechanosensitive ion channel family protein, which translates into the protein MQKLLNTISESLMELVGDFIKILPGIISGVIILFLTRYFANWGKNFSLSMAQKVIKNKSLEILFIQGISVGIWVVGFFLACVLAFPGLNLGTIFGALGLSSIAIGFAFQDIFKNFLAGILILLQEPFRIGDEIIVEGYQGLIEHIDIRTTIIRTYQGEKVLIPNATIFTNSVQVRTGYDKRRTDLAVGVDYNTPLPQTKELLLKIVTGVDGVLVQPAPEIDLVNFGDSSIDFVVRYWTLPQQKIVRKVQTTAIMAIKNVFDEAGISIPYPIRSVYFYDQEKFNEYQMSVDEKVES
- a CDS encoding TRC40/GET3/ArsA family transport-energizing ATPase; the encoded protein is MRVILMTGKGGVGKTSVAAATGLRCAELGYKTLVLSTDPAHSLADSFDIELGHEPKKVKENLWGAELDALMELEGNWGAVKKYITEVLQARGLDGVQAEELAILPGMDEIFGLVRMKRHYDEKDYDVLIIDSAPTGTALRLLSLPEVGGWYMRRFYKPLQTMSAALRPLVQPFFKPIAGFSLPSNEVMDAPYEFYQQIEALEKVLTDNNQTSVRLVTNPEKMVIKESLRAHAYLSLYNVATDLVIANRIIPDQVDDPFFQRWKENQAVYKQEIHDNFHPLPVKEVPLFSEEMCGLRALERLKDTLYKDEDPSQVYYAENTIRIIQEENNYSLELYLPGIAKDQIQLNKTGDELNVRIGNHRRNLVLPQALAALKPAGAKMEDDYLKIKFAS